From the Sphingomonas suaedae genome, one window contains:
- a CDS encoding plasmid stabilization protein produces the protein MPRGDKDKYTDKQKRKAEHIEEGYEDRGVSHKEAERRAWATVNKESGGGNKSGSGRGKKDSHESARKGGRKGGSSQSAADRSAAAKKGWETRRKNGNG, from the coding sequence ATGCCACGCGGCGACAAGGACAAATATACCGACAAGCAGAAGCGCAAGGCCGAGCATATCGAGGAAGGGTATGAGGATCGCGGCGTCAGCCACAAGGAAGCCGAGCGCCGCGCCTGGGCTACGGTGAACAAAGAATCGGGCGGCGGTAACAAGTCCGGCTCCGGTCGTGGCAAGAAGGACAGCCACGAAAGTGCGCGCAAGGGAGGCCGAAAAGGCGGCTCCAGCCAAAGCGCCGCCGATCGCTCTGCAGCAGCTAAAAAGGGTTGGGAAACGCGCCGCAAGAACGGCAATGGCTGA
- a CDS encoding Crp/Fnr family transcriptional regulator — translation MASVDQSAMMAFVERLQRRSSLSDDESNALLAMRGRTTIARANVDIVSPDQHANHVSLIIDGLVGRFGQVIDGRRQITALHIAGDMCDLHSLVAPATEWPLQALTPTAIMQVSHAQLLAVARAYPNIAEAFWRDCSVDAAILSQWVVNVGRRDARSRMAHLFCEMAVRFEDAGDECRTHFTLPMSQTQLGDALGMTSVHVNRTLKALREAGLVMMSHHEVRVPCWRELANVADFDPHYLQIRLSRAAAAATRPTLASV, via the coding sequence ATGGCTTCTGTCGATCAATCCGCGATGATGGCATTTGTCGAGCGCCTGCAACGGCGATCGTCGCTATCTGACGATGAATCAAATGCGCTACTCGCCATGCGGGGACGAACAACGATCGCCCGCGCGAACGTGGATATCGTTTCTCCCGATCAACATGCCAACCATGTATCGTTGATCATCGACGGATTGGTCGGCAGGTTCGGCCAGGTCATCGATGGACGGCGACAGATCACGGCGCTGCATATCGCCGGCGACATGTGCGATCTTCATTCCCTTGTTGCCCCTGCGACAGAGTGGCCGCTGCAAGCGCTGACGCCAACCGCGATCATGCAAGTGTCGCATGCCCAGCTTTTGGCCGTCGCGCGCGCCTACCCGAATATCGCCGAGGCATTTTGGCGCGACTGTTCGGTGGATGCGGCAATCCTGTCGCAATGGGTCGTCAATGTCGGTCGCCGCGACGCGCGTTCGCGGATGGCACATCTATTCTGTGAGATGGCGGTTCGGTTCGAAGACGCGGGAGACGAGTGCCGCACACACTTCACCCTGCCTATGTCGCAGACCCAACTGGGCGATGCGCTGGGCATGACATCTGTTCATGTAAATCGGACGTTGAAAGCACTACGCGAGGCAGGCCTGGTCATGATGTCGCATCACGAAGTGCGGGTGCCCTGCTGGCGGGAGCTCGCGAACGTCGCGGACTTCGACCCGCACTATCTTCAAATTCGCCTAAGTCGCGCCGCCGCAGCAGCTACGCGGCCGACGCTAGCGTCTGTGTGA
- a CDS encoding RNA polymerase sigma factor, with translation MRLNLDSHCICRVPLEEADPLPPEDARVPARAGGLEMLYRMHRDRLLRFLERRGTPDQAADIVQRLFARLARTDVAPRPAIDAPDAYLRQAAHNLLRDDARAAERRSAHLHICLDDVTLVAPDPIAALEARDMLQRLEAAVAGLQPRTREIFLAHRVDGYSYGEIAFRTGLSVKTVEKHMSRAIARLGRQLGR, from the coding sequence ATGCGTCTGAACCTGGATTCGCATTGCATCTGCCGCGTCCCGCTCGAAGAGGCGGACCCATTGCCGCCCGAGGATGCGAGGGTGCCTGCCCGGGCGGGCGGACTCGAGATGCTGTATCGCATGCACCGAGACAGATTGCTGCGGTTTCTCGAGCGGCGAGGGACGCCCGATCAGGCGGCAGACATTGTGCAGCGGTTGTTCGCGCGTCTCGCGCGGACCGATGTTGCGCCCCGGCCGGCCATCGACGCTCCGGACGCCTATCTCCGCCAGGCGGCGCATAATCTCCTGCGCGACGATGCCCGGGCCGCCGAGCGGCGCTCCGCGCATCTTCATATCTGCCTAGACGATGTGACGCTCGTTGCGCCGGATCCGATCGCCGCGCTCGAGGCCCGCGATATGCTCCAGCGCCTCGAGGCCGCTGTGGCTGGACTGCAACCGCGCACTCGCGAAATCTTCCTCGCGCACCGGGTCGACGGCTACAGCTATGGTGAGATAGCCTTTCGTACCGGCTTGAGCGTAAAGACGGTCGAGAAGCACATGAGCCGCGCGATTGCACGTCTTGGTCGGCAGTTGGGACGATGA
- a CDS encoding FecR family protein, which yields MSREHDAAAWFARMRGPDATGARSQFEAWYGDSENAAAYDHLVRSWEQAKFLANTPTGRARNLELARPGRQRKPIVFGMALAAAVCLCLVWAMPRVQQFLPLEHSPSREIASLGDSLRTVLLADGSRVTLDRASRLAVDFRADERRLRLIAGRARFDVAHDPVRPFMVDAGPGTVIAHGTVFDVSVAPGGVEIVLLQGAIEARERADGAGRVRRLSPGQKVLISGGALEMPVAASMRDMQWVTPMIAFDATPLDAAVARFNRIGGRRIVIEGQISPRMRVTGTFRRDDPAGFATTIAASFGLEVRREEPAMLVLVAQRSEKKS from the coding sequence ATGAGCCGTGAACACGACGCGGCGGCTTGGTTTGCGCGCATGCGCGGCCCCGATGCCACGGGCGCGCGGTCCCAGTTCGAGGCCTGGTATGGCGATTCGGAGAATGCCGCAGCGTACGATCATCTCGTGCGGAGCTGGGAGCAGGCCAAGTTCCTCGCCAACACGCCGACCGGTCGCGCGCGCAATCTGGAGCTTGCGCGACCTGGCCGACAACGCAAGCCCATCGTGTTTGGCATGGCACTCGCAGCCGCGGTCTGCCTGTGCCTGGTCTGGGCGATGCCGCGCGTGCAGCAATTTCTTCCATTGGAGCACTCGCCATCGCGCGAGATCGCGTCTCTTGGCGACAGCCTGCGAACGGTTTTACTTGCGGACGGCTCCCGCGTCACGCTCGACCGCGCTTCGCGTCTTGCCGTTGATTTTCGCGCAGACGAGCGACGGCTGCGGTTGATCGCGGGCCGGGCCCGGTTCGATGTCGCGCACGACCCGGTGCGTCCGTTCATGGTCGATGCGGGGCCTGGCACTGTGATCGCCCATGGGACCGTCTTTGACGTGTCCGTTGCGCCGGGAGGTGTCGAGATCGTGCTGCTGCAGGGCGCGATCGAGGCGCGCGAGCGCGCCGATGGCGCGGGCCGTGTCCGCCGTCTCTCGCCCGGACAGAAAGTCCTCATATCGGGCGGTGCGCTCGAAATGCCCGTCGCCGCTAGCATGCGCGACATGCAGTGGGTCACGCCGATGATTGCGTTCGATGCGACCCCGCTCGACGCGGCGGTGGCCCGGTTCAACCGGATCGGTGGGCGCCGGATCGTGATCGAAGGGCAAATCTCGCCTCGCATGCGTGTGACCGGCACGTTCCGGCGCGATGATCCGGCGGGATTTGCGACAACGATAGCGGCCAGTTTCGGTCTGGAGGTCCGGCGCGAGGAGCCAGCGATGCTCGTGCTCGTCGCACAGCGATCCGAAAAAAAGTCATAG
- a CDS encoding TonB-dependent receptor — MSNRYLMSCAVGAIACLAIAPVSAQDTARRSVRLPAQPLATSLVAVGTLFGRTVAVDSQLVAGRTAPPLDAVLTFEEAVAALLSGSGLEAAPVGTGMVIRPVSQAARTEEVTVTGTRIRGGRVASTTISIGSEAMRNAGQASAADLFRALPQNFGGGQNPGIGANVPQGKGADLAGGSSVNLRGLGSDATLTLLDGRRLSYDGALQSVDISAIPFAAIDRIEVVPDGASALFGSDAVAGVVNILLRRDFDGLETSARLAGSTDGGNFQQQYGVAAGQAWASGSAFLAYEYARSTPITAEQRSYAATRTPGVTLFPYLRHHNAALTLRQQIAPGLRFDLTGLFNKRWHALASPLDSSGDLSASRFEGRNSSESWALAPSLELALPAEWRVALSGSYGWNRVRYGGTYYYGLDAIDAGSGAYRNVTEAAELSGNGKLIDLPGGAAKLALGTGFRRNRFERMSSRGAAERIDRRQDSYYGFAEVSLPLVGPGAASFVHRLDLSLAARTEHYPGLATVTTPKFGVIYAPTPDVSLKGSWGRSFRAATLYEQYTPRTAVLYRAATLGGATGSGTAILLVGGNADLEPERSTNWSATLALHPRSLPGATLELSWFSVDYRDRIVTPILFRSQALTDPIYRDRLTLDPSSAAQAAVLAGAASFINASGTAYDPANVVAIVDNSNVNAGRQTARGLDILGRYRFALGGGMLATTLNLSWLESNQQIRPELPEARLAGTLFNPPNLRGRGELSWSGGPLSLTAALNYIGPVRDTRASPSARVAGMAPFDLTVRFRRPPGPGLFDGLDIAASAQNLFNDKPDPIATSLFLDTPYDSTNYSPFGRVLSLSVTKSW, encoded by the coding sequence ATGTCAAATCGCTATCTGATGTCGTGCGCGGTCGGCGCTATCGCCTGCCTCGCTATCGCGCCGGTGTCCGCCCAGGACACCGCGCGGCGTTCTGTCCGTCTGCCGGCGCAGCCGCTCGCCACCTCGCTTGTAGCTGTCGGCACCTTGTTCGGCCGGACTGTCGCGGTGGACAGCCAATTGGTCGCGGGACGCACGGCGCCGCCGCTTGATGCGGTCCTGACCTTCGAGGAAGCGGTTGCCGCCTTGCTCTCGGGCAGCGGGCTCGAGGCGGCGCCGGTTGGCACCGGCATGGTCATCCGTCCGGTGTCGCAGGCTGCGCGCACCGAAGAGGTGACGGTGACCGGCACGCGTATCCGCGGCGGGCGCGTCGCATCGACCACGATTAGCATTGGCAGCGAGGCGATGCGCAACGCAGGCCAGGCAAGCGCCGCCGACCTGTTTCGCGCATTGCCGCAGAATTTCGGGGGCGGCCAGAATCCGGGGATCGGCGCGAACGTGCCGCAGGGCAAGGGCGCGGATCTCGCGGGTGGATCGTCGGTCAATCTGCGCGGGCTGGGCAGCGACGCGACGCTCACGCTGCTCGATGGCCGCCGGCTGAGCTATGATGGCGCGCTGCAGAGCGTCGACATCTCGGCGATCCCGTTCGCCGCGATCGACCGGATCGAAGTCGTTCCCGATGGTGCTTCGGCGCTGTTCGGTTCGGACGCCGTGGCGGGTGTCGTCAATATCCTGCTGCGGCGGGATTTCGACGGTCTGGAAACCAGCGCCCGGCTCGCCGGATCGACCGATGGCGGAAATTTCCAGCAGCAATATGGTGTAGCCGCCGGGCAGGCCTGGGCATCGGGCAGCGCGTTCCTGGCCTATGAATATGCCCGGTCCACGCCGATCACCGCCGAGCAGCGCTCCTATGCTGCGACGCGGACGCCGGGTGTCACCCTCTTTCCGTATCTGCGCCATCACAACGCCGCACTGACCCTGCGCCAGCAGATCGCGCCGGGGCTGCGCTTCGACCTTACGGGGCTCTTCAACAAGCGCTGGCACGCGCTCGCTTCCCCGCTCGATTCGTCAGGCGATTTGTCGGCGAGCCGGTTCGAGGGGCGCAACAGCAGCGAATCCTGGGCGCTCGCCCCTTCGCTCGAACTGGCCTTGCCGGCAGAGTGGCGGGTCGCACTTTCGGGCAGCTATGGCTGGAACCGGGTGCGCTATGGCGGAACCTATTATTATGGACTCGACGCGATCGATGCCGGCTCGGGAGCTTATCGCAACGTCACCGAGGCGGCCGAGCTGTCGGGCAACGGCAAGCTCATCGACCTTCCGGGAGGGGCCGCCAAGCTCGCGCTGGGGACAGGATTTCGCCGCAATCGCTTCGAGCGCATGTCGAGCCGGGGTGCAGCTGAGCGCATCGACCGCCGTCAGGACAGCTATTATGGCTTCGCCGAAGTGAGCCTGCCGCTGGTGGGTCCGGGGGCGGCGTCATTTGTCCACCGGCTCGATCTCAGCCTCGCCGCGCGCACCGAACATTATCCCGGGCTCGCGACCGTGACGACGCCCAAGTTCGGCGTGATCTATGCGCCGACCCCCGATGTCTCGCTCAAGGGGAGCTGGGGGCGTTCATTCCGCGCCGCGACCCTTTACGAGCAATATACGCCGCGTACTGCCGTCCTCTATCGCGCCGCTACGCTGGGTGGCGCCACAGGTAGCGGCACGGCGATCCTGCTGGTGGGCGGCAATGCCGATCTGGAGCCTGAACGCTCGACCAACTGGTCGGCGACACTTGCGCTCCATCCGCGATCGCTTCCCGGCGCGACGCTCGAGCTCAGTTGGTTCAGCGTGGACTATCGCGACCGGATCGTGACGCCGATCCTGTTTCGCAGCCAGGCGCTGACGGATCCGATCTATCGCGATCGCCTTACTCTCGATCCTTCCAGCGCAGCGCAAGCCGCAGTGCTCGCCGGGGCAGCTTCGTTCATCAATGCGTCGGGCACCGCCTATGATCCGGCCAATGTCGTCGCGATCGTCGACAACAGCAACGTCAACGCCGGGCGACAGACCGCGCGCGGTCTCGACATTCTGGGTCGCTACCGATTCGCGCTCGGCGGCGGCATGCTCGCAACGACACTCAATCTGAGCTGGCTTGAGAGCAATCAGCAGATCCGGCCCGAATTGCCCGAAGCCAGGCTTGCCGGCACCCTGTTCAATCCGCCGAATCTGCGCGGCCGGGGTGAACTGAGCTGGAGCGGCGGTCCGCTCAGCCTTACCGCAGCGCTCAACTATATCGGTCCGGTGCGCGACACGCGCGCTTCGCCATCGGCACGCGTCGCCGGGATGGCGCCGTTCGATCTCACCGTGCGCTTTCGCAGGCCCCCAGGGCCGGGTCTGTTCGACGGTCTCGATATCGCAGCGTCTGCCCAGAATCTGTTCAATGACAAGCCCGACCCGATCGCGACCAGCCTGTTCCTCGACACGCCCTATGACAGCACCAATTATTCGCCGTTCGGGCGTGTGCTCAGCCTGTCGGTGACGAAATCATGGTGA
- a CDS encoding Atxe2 family lasso peptide isopeptidase — protein MVRALASALAIAVAACGASSAQARCDDLLPDGPGTEPVRDITARDLARIRDIGEPIATGIATSPYAISPDGRRLAFVIARGDPATNRVCTALVAMPLDGREAPRLLDRGGALPVHAGTFRGLFIDTGFPEQITPIWSPDGSSIAYRKVVEGKVQLVRAATDGSGASVVTRSPTDIEDFAWLPDGKAIVYATRASRIEAERAIDREGEAGWRYDARVVPNISWRPNPWARDLPVSYLRVDLANDAQRAATAAEQAHVVVPPMPGYPYDGVATAETGAQAWTERVSRHPYAEHQLWVSDARGRRTACTLPGCTGRISRVFWAEGDRAILFLGRAGWRGEQTVLHRWQPGSNRLTTVLRTTDTLSGCIQTGRELICGRENATMPRRIVAIDVATGRDRLIYDPNPEFARLRLGRVQRLRFTTDRGLEAWGDLVLPPGYGGTSKLPLIVVSYHSRGFLRGGTGDEYPIHPLAAKGFAVLSFERPPSVAAVAPGITSWPEALAELQRDWNERRSVHSALMAGIDKAIATGAIDPDRVGITGLSDGASIVEFALVNSTRFKAAAMSTCCDDRLTSLVLGGEAWGGENRRSGYPLSVDNDREYWKPISLSVNARRITTPILFQLADREAGLALESYGALREANKPVEMRIYPDEYHNKVQPRHRLAVYTRNIDWFAFWLRNVEDPDPGKQDQYARWRALREPAGGSDPR, from the coding sequence ATGGTGAGGGCGCTGGCAAGCGCGCTCGCCATCGCCGTGGCGGCATGTGGGGCATCGTCAGCGCAGGCGCGTTGCGATGACCTGCTGCCAGACGGGCCGGGCACGGAACCCGTTCGCGACATCACCGCGCGCGATCTCGCCCGGATCCGCGATATCGGGGAACCCATCGCGACCGGGATCGCGACGAGCCCCTATGCGATCTCGCCCGATGGACGACGACTCGCCTTCGTGATCGCGCGCGGCGACCCGGCCACCAACCGGGTTTGCACCGCGCTGGTGGCGATGCCGCTCGACGGCAGGGAGGCGCCGCGGTTGCTCGACCGCGGCGGGGCTTTGCCGGTCCATGCCGGGACGTTCAGGGGGCTATTCATCGATACCGGCTTTCCCGAGCAGATCACGCCGATTTGGTCGCCCGATGGTAGTTCGATCGCCTATCGCAAGGTGGTCGAAGGGAAGGTTCAGCTGGTGCGCGCCGCGACCGATGGCAGCGGCGCGAGCGTGGTGACCCGTTCGCCGACCGATATCGAGGACTTCGCCTGGCTGCCGGACGGCAAGGCGATCGTCTATGCGACCCGCGCCAGCCGGATCGAGGCTGAGCGCGCAATCGACCGCGAGGGCGAAGCCGGCTGGCGCTACGACGCGCGCGTTGTTCCCAACATCAGTTGGCGTCCCAATCCCTGGGCGCGCGACCTTCCGGTCAGCTATCTGCGCGTCGATCTTGCAAATGACGCGCAGCGCGCGGCCACCGCAGCCGAGCAGGCGCACGTGGTGGTGCCTCCGATGCCCGGCTATCCCTATGACGGGGTCGCGACCGCTGAGACCGGTGCCCAAGCATGGACCGAACGAGTCAGCCGCCATCCTTATGCAGAGCACCAGCTATGGGTGAGCGATGCCAGGGGGCGGCGAACCGCTTGCACGCTGCCCGGCTGTACGGGCCGCATCTCGCGGGTTTTCTGGGCGGAAGGCGACCGCGCCATCCTCTTTCTCGGGCGTGCGGGCTGGCGCGGCGAGCAGACCGTGCTGCATCGCTGGCAACCCGGGTCCAACCGGTTGACGACTGTGCTGCGCACGACCGACACGCTGAGCGGGTGCATCCAGACCGGGCGGGAGCTGATTTGCGGGCGCGAGAACGCGACGATGCCGCGCCGGATCGTCGCCATCGACGTTGCGACAGGGCGCGATCGGCTCATCTACGATCCCAATCCCGAGTTCGCGAGGCTGCGCCTCGGCCGCGTACAGCGCCTGCGTTTCACCACAGATCGCGGGCTGGAAGCGTGGGGCGACCTCGTGCTGCCGCCTGGCTATGGCGGCACCAGCAAGCTCCCGCTGATCGTGGTCAGCTATCACAGCCGCGGCTTCCTGCGCGGCGGCACCGGCGACGAATATCCGATCCATCCGCTCGCGGCGAAGGGGTTCGCCGTGCTGAGCTTTGAGCGGCCACCGAGCGTAGCCGCCGTCGCGCCCGGGATCACCAGCTGGCCCGAGGCGCTTGCCGAGTTGCAGCGCGACTGGAACGAGCGGCGCAGCGTCCATTCCGCGCTGATGGCCGGGATCGACAAGGCGATCGCGACCGGTGCGATCGATCCGGACCGGGTCGGTATCACCGGCCTCAGTGATGGTGCGTCGATCGTCGAGTTTGCCCTCGTCAATTCGACTCGGTTCAAGGCCGCCGCGATGAGTACCTGTTGCGACGATAGGCTGACCTCGCTGGTGCTGGGCGGGGAGGCGTGGGGCGGCGAGAACCGCCGCTCGGGCTATCCGCTGTCGGTCGATAACGACCGCGAATACTGGAAGCCGATCTCGCTGTCGGTCAACGCGCGGCGGATCACCACGCCGATCCTGTTCCAGCTCGCCGATCGCGAGGCGGGGCTTGCGCTCGAATCCTATGGGGCGCTGCGCGAGGCGAACAAGCCGGTCGAGATGCGCATCTATCCCGACGAATATCACAACAAGGTTCAGCCGCGTCATCGGCTCGCGGTCTATACGCGCAACATCGACTGGTTCGCATTCTGGCTGCGCAATGTCGAAGACCCGGACCCCGGAAAGCAGGATCAATATGCCCGCTGGCGTGCCTTGCGCGAACCCGCGGGGGGAAGCGACCCACGGTGA
- a CDS encoding asparagine synthase-related protein has translation MIRPRFLAGLGLPANAAMRLRKRVRDAALTKLVDAPALFVAIAPDTPMLDLGSGAYIIGSLFTGGSRAALDALSPAAVSAIIGSSGEHLVRGYWGDYVAILPRGASVTLVRAPFGALPCLHIADGPGRIAASDIDMLQLGLAERSGLTLDYTEIARQLIAGDLRGNATCLTGIEEVRGGERLTIGVGAPQPERVWTPWTFAAPARRIDDRREADRRLRDAARSCVALCTARASRPLLLLSGGLDSSIVAACLADTDRDFACLNLVATNPTGDERSFARAMAAHTGRPLHERDMADGAPDIRRLAAVRLPRPVARSFEQHVYAQASIEAAALGCDALVDGGGGDNVFSSVQSASPAADCRLDPEGRRHFWRLCGDIARLAQASRRTVAWRAFLRARRAHTPSRWPVDLRFLHPDAGALSVNAVAHPWLDEDRQAWPGRAAHVAMLVAAQGYAEDGPHGAKRDAISPLVSQPLIEHCLRIPSWDWFENGRNRAAARRAFEAELPAEVAWREGKGSPESLLVTLFETHRAMLRDHLGEGLLAGARVIDRDAVIAAIDDPRPAHGPGFGRILQLADAESWARGILGDQG, from the coding sequence ATGATCAGGCCACGCTTCCTTGCAGGCCTGGGCCTTCCCGCCAATGCGGCAATGCGCCTGCGCAAACGCGTCCGCGATGCGGCGCTGACAAAGCTCGTCGACGCACCGGCCCTTTTCGTAGCGATTGCCCCGGACACGCCGATGCTCGACTTGGGCTCGGGCGCCTATATTATTGGGTCGCTGTTCACTGGGGGATCCCGCGCCGCTCTCGACGCGCTCTCCCCCGCCGCGGTTTCCGCCATCATCGGTTCTTCCGGAGAGCATCTCGTGCGGGGCTACTGGGGCGACTATGTCGCGATCCTGCCGCGCGGCGCGAGCGTGACACTGGTGCGCGCGCCGTTCGGCGCCCTCCCCTGCCTCCACATCGCCGACGGACCGGGCCGGATCGCCGCCTCGGACATCGACATGCTGCAGCTCGGCCTCGCCGAGCGTTCCGGATTGACGCTCGATTATACCGAAATTGCGCGCCAGCTGATTGCCGGCGATCTGCGGGGCAATGCCACCTGCCTCACCGGGATCGAGGAGGTGCGCGGGGGCGAGCGCCTCACGATCGGGGTCGGCGCACCGCAGCCCGAGCGGGTGTGGACGCCCTGGACCTTTGCGGCACCCGCGCGGCGGATCGACGATCGGCGCGAGGCGGATCGACGCCTTCGCGACGCGGCGAGAAGCTGCGTTGCGTTGTGCACCGCGCGCGCTTCGCGCCCGCTGCTGCTGCTGTCAGGCGGACTCGACTCCTCGATTGTCGCCGCCTGCCTGGCCGACACCGACCGCGACTTCGCCTGCCTCAACCTCGTCGCGACAAACCCCACCGGAGACGAACGCAGCTTTGCGCGCGCCATGGCCGCGCACACCGGTCGCCCCCTCCACGAGCGCGACATGGCCGATGGCGCGCCCGATATTCGTCGCCTCGCCGCGGTGCGGTTGCCGCGGCCGGTGGCGCGAAGCTTCGAGCAGCATGTCTACGCACAGGCCAGCATTGAGGCCGCCGCGCTCGGCTGCGATGCGCTCGTCGATGGCGGCGGCGGCGACAATGTGTTCAGCTCTGTACAATCGGCCTCGCCTGCTGCCGATTGCCGGCTCGATCCGGAAGGCCGCCGACATTTTTGGCGGCTGTGCGGCGATATCGCGCGCCTCGCCCAGGCCTCACGCCGCACCGTGGCCTGGCGTGCATTCCTGCGCGCGCGGCGCGCGCACACGCCCTCGCGCTGGCCGGTCGACCTGCGCTTTCTGCATCCGGATGCCGGCGCACTCTCCGTCAACGCCGTTGCGCACCCCTGGCTCGATGAAGATCGGCAGGCCTGGCCCGGGCGCGCCGCACATGTCGCGATGCTGGTTGCCGCCCAGGGCTATGCCGAGGACGGTCCGCATGGCGCGAAACGGGATGCCATCTCCCCACTCGTGTCGCAGCCCCTGATCGAGCATTGCCTGCGCATTCCGAGCTGGGACTGGTTCGAGAACGGCCGCAACCGCGCGGCAGCACGCCGCGCTTTCGAAGCGGAGCTGCCAGCCGAGGTTGCCTGGCGGGAGGGCAAGGGATCTCCCGAAAGTCTGCTCGTGACATTGTTCGAGACCCATCGCGCGATGTTGCGCGATCATCTCGGCGAAGGCCTGCTCGCGGGGGCGAGGGTCATCGACCGGGACGCGGTGATCGCGGCGATCGACGATCCGCGGCCGGCACATGGTCCGGGCTTCGGTCGCATCCTCCAGCTCGCCGATGCCGAAAGCTGGGCGCGCGGCATTCTTGGCGATCAGGGATAG
- a CDS encoding lasso peptide biosynthesis B2 protein, whose product MRYALREGLSFCRVEDRLLFLDLPADRYFCLARDAERSFARLCDTEWNSQDDDPSLGGFVRNGLLVRSDTAQQPAPCPSPTAANRSLFGITPAARAGDTLSAMLHLAHAPLELRAFGLAGALARAGHRKRRASARANAARIARVAAGFEACNAIVSAHDRCLPRSLAIAHALTWTGARPELVLAVKLGPFKAHAWVQCEDMVINERVEVTRHFTPILVI is encoded by the coding sequence ATGCGCTATGCCTTGCGCGAGGGCCTGTCCTTTTGCCGGGTCGAGGATCGACTGCTGTTTCTCGATCTCCCCGCCGATCGGTATTTCTGCCTGGCTCGTGATGCCGAGCGCAGCTTCGCAAGGCTGTGCGATACGGAGTGGAACAGCCAAGACGACGACCCGTCCCTCGGAGGGTTCGTCCGCAACGGCCTGCTAGTTAGGTCCGATACGGCGCAACAGCCTGCGCCCTGCCCCTCCCCGACCGCCGCGAACCGAAGCCTCTTCGGCATCACACCCGCCGCCCGCGCGGGTGACACGCTTTCCGCGATGCTTCATCTGGCGCACGCGCCACTTGAACTGCGTGCATTCGGACTCGCGGGCGCGCTGGCGCGAGCAGGTCATCGCAAGCGCCGCGCATCGGCCCGCGCGAATGCGGCGCGAATCGCCCGGGTCGCAGCCGGCTTCGAAGCGTGCAACGCGATCGTCAGCGCACATGATCGCTGCCTCCCGCGTTCGCTTGCGATCGCGCACGCACTCACCTGGACCGGTGCGCGCCCCGAACTCGTGCTTGCGGTCAAGCTCGGGCCGTTCAAGGCACATGCCTGGGTGCAATGCGAAGACATGGTGATCAACGAGCGCGTCGAGGTCACGCGTCATTTCACGCCGATCCTTGTCATATGA
- a CDS encoding benenodin family lasso peptide, whose amino-acid sequence MERENDVIELGTASIETKGPRGPEPDIGLGQVFAGLTDD is encoded by the coding sequence ATGGAACGCGAAAACGACGTGATCGAGCTCGGCACTGCCAGCATCGAAACCAAGGGACCGCGCGGGCCCGAGCCCGATATCGGTCTGGGCCAGGTCTTCGCCGGGCTGACCGACGACTGA
- a CDS encoding GntR family transcriptional regulator, whose translation MNSGVTSERVYDALKRRLLSGAHLPGERLEPARFAEELASSVTPVRDALNRLVGERLVETRASDGFHLPVVTEAHLRDLYGWNAALIALAVHGWTDIGPARRADALAADAPRAAAMLFALVGLRSSNPEHGAQIAACNDRLAAIRVAESHALRNAEAELRAMAMAFDHEPQAALLKLTRAYHRRRIAAAPDIVRARYAASVYNRSTDDL comes from the coding sequence TTGAATTCGGGCGTCACTAGCGAGCGCGTCTACGACGCGCTCAAGCGCCGCCTGCTCTCGGGCGCGCACCTTCCGGGCGAGCGGCTCGAGCCCGCGCGCTTCGCCGAAGAACTGGCAAGCAGCGTGACGCCGGTGCGCGACGCGCTCAACCGCCTGGTCGGGGAACGACTCGTCGAAACGCGTGCGAGCGACGGGTTCCACCTGCCCGTCGTGACCGAAGCGCATCTGCGCGACCTCTATGGCTGGAATGCAGCGCTGATCGCGCTGGCGGTCCATGGCTGGACCGACATCGGGCCCGCGCGACGCGCCGACGCGCTTGCGGCAGATGCCCCGCGCGCCGCGGCAATGCTGTTCGCGCTGGTCGGCCTGCGCTCATCCAACCCAGAGCATGGCGCTCAAATCGCCGCGTGCAACGACCGCCTCGCCGCGATCAGGGTCGCCGAGAGTCACGCGCTGCGCAACGCCGAGGCGGAACTTCGCGCGATGGCGATGGCTTTCGATCATGAACCGCAGGCGGCGCTGCTCAAGCTTACCCGCGCCTATCACCGGCGCCGGATCGCCGCCGCTCCGGACATCGTGCGGGCCCGCTACGCCGCGAGTGTCTACAATCGGTCTACAGACGATTTATAA